In Natronococcus occultus SP4, the following proteins share a genomic window:
- a CDS encoding DUF4350 domain-containing protein, protein MLHSVDRRRLALLAFAAAVVLATVWFGATASEAHDPYNPGSEGTSELRQTVADDPDSEDATVGNDDLEDADAAIAIPGPETDESTADAAAFVREGGTLIVLADDPSADDVLESVGAEARLEDGVLRDDRHHHRGPAMPTATETADHELTAGVDRLGLDRATAIEPNDATVLATTSESSYLVDDPDATRDEETTPEPHPVVTVEDVGGGTVLVVGDAALATNGGLDREDNAALLANGYADADRVVLLAPGADDPPPLATLQERVLDRVGS, encoded by the coding sequence GTGCTCCACTCCGTCGATCGACGACGGCTCGCGTTGCTCGCGTTCGCCGCCGCCGTCGTCCTCGCGACCGTCTGGTTCGGCGCGACCGCGAGCGAGGCCCACGATCCGTACAATCCCGGGAGCGAGGGCACCAGCGAGCTCCGCCAGACCGTCGCGGACGACCCCGACAGCGAGGACGCGACCGTCGGCAACGACGATCTCGAGGACGCGGACGCCGCGATCGCCATCCCCGGACCAGAGACCGACGAATCGACCGCGGACGCCGCGGCGTTCGTCCGCGAGGGCGGGACCCTGATCGTGCTCGCCGACGATCCGTCGGCCGACGACGTCCTCGAATCGGTCGGTGCCGAGGCCCGCCTCGAGGACGGCGTGCTCCGCGACGATCGTCACCACCACCGCGGGCCCGCGATGCCGACCGCGACCGAGACCGCCGACCACGAGCTGACGGCGGGGGTCGACCGACTGGGGCTCGACCGCGCGACGGCGATCGAACCGAACGACGCGACCGTCCTCGCGACGACGAGCGAGTCGAGCTACCTCGTCGACGACCCCGACGCGACCCGCGACGAGGAGACGACGCCCGAACCTCACCCGGTCGTGACGGTCGAGGACGTCGGCGGCGGAACGGTGCTCGTCGTCGGCGACGCCGCACTCGCGACCAACGGCGGGCTCGACCGCGAGGACAACGCGGCGCTGCTGGCGAACGGGTACGCCGACGCCGATCGGGTCGTCCTGCTGGCGCCGGGCGCCGACGATCCCCCGCCGCTGGCGACGCTGCAGGAACGCGTCCTCGATCGCGTCGGCTCGTAG
- a CDS encoding Cdc6/Cdc18 family protein: protein MGMFERDQQVFANAEPLDDSYEPEDIRERDEELEKYQRALQPIIDNRPTSNIFLYGKTGTGKTVATKFMLSHLERDAAEYDDIDLSTVWVSCENLSSSYQVAVALVNTLRENQTKERISTTGYSQQRVFDLLYEELNALGGTVIVVLDEIDNIGHSDEILYGLPRARSNGYVEDVRPVIIGISNDFQFRENLSPKVKDTLAEKEILYPPYDANQLRSILEPRAEKAFYEGVLSGEVVPLCAAFAAQDTGSARQAIRLLREAGELAQAEDADTVTEEHVRDAQEELEKNQLYEGMQELTTQGHAVLCALAYHQALNEVPIRSRDLYERYVNICDRLDTDNVSERRVRDHLSDMNMLGLICVYERNEGLSAGRYHEYELDVPLNAVLDVLLSTNRFEEIANIIQSTATDNDLLQSGISNY, encoded by the coding sequence ATGGGAATGTTTGAGCGTGATCAGCAGGTATTCGCGAACGCCGAACCTCTTGATGATTCCTACGAACCTGAGGATATCCGTGAACGAGACGAGGAGCTCGAGAAATATCAACGGGCGCTTCAGCCAATCATTGACAACAGGCCAACATCCAATATCTTCTTATATGGAAAAACCGGAACTGGGAAAACCGTCGCGACGAAATTTATGTTATCTCATCTCGAGCGCGACGCTGCCGAGTACGATGATATTGACCTTTCGACCGTGTGGGTAAGTTGTGAGAATCTTTCTTCTTCCTACCAGGTCGCCGTCGCACTTGTGAATACGCTCCGAGAGAACCAAACTAAAGAACGAATCAGCACCACTGGGTATTCACAGCAGCGGGTTTTCGATCTTCTCTATGAGGAACTCAATGCACTTGGGGGAACAGTAATCGTTGTTCTCGACGAAATCGATAATATTGGGCATTCGGATGAGATTCTCTATGGGCTCCCTCGGGCGCGATCGAATGGCTATGTCGAGGACGTCCGACCGGTTATCATCGGTATCAGTAACGATTTCCAGTTTCGGGAGAATCTTTCGCCGAAAGTCAAAGACACGTTAGCGGAAAAAGAGATCCTCTACCCACCATACGACGCAAATCAACTTCGATCAATTCTCGAACCCCGTGCTGAGAAAGCGTTCTACGAGGGTGTCCTCAGTGGTGAGGTTGTGCCACTCTGTGCTGCTTTCGCTGCGCAGGATACTGGTTCAGCTCGGCAGGCAATTCGTCTTCTTCGTGAAGCCGGTGAACTGGCTCAAGCAGAAGACGCTGACACCGTAACTGAAGAGCATGTCCGTGATGCTCAGGAGGAGCTCGAAAAGAACCAACTGTACGAAGGGATGCAAGAACTCACAACCCAGGGCCACGCTGTCCTTTGTGCGCTTGCTTACCACCAGGCGCTCAATGAAGTCCCAATTCGTTCTCGAGATCTCTACGAACGATATGTGAACATCTGTGACCGGCTCGACACTGATAATGTGAGTGAACGCCGCGTTCGCGATCACCTTTCTGATATGAATATGCTCGGACTGATCTGCGTCTACGAACGCAACGAAGGACTCTCGGCGGGTCGCTACCACGAGTACGAACTTGATGTACCACTAAACGCAGTTCTGGATGTTCTTCTCTCGACAAATCGCTTTGAGGAGATCGCCAACATTATCCAGTCTACGGCCACCGACAATGATCTCCTACAGTCCGGGATTTCTAACTACTGA
- a CDS encoding twin-arginine translocation signal domain-containing protein, with translation MERRTVLKASGALVGATVLAGCPSDDPEEPTEPDEPPDNGDEDDDEEPPAAPPADDDPVGFEDSLADRADEDAAFVGVDYDVLESPTDVYRVWSGDPTAFSLVDNYTFEGERALRCEIPRGESNGSNAAYWFPANGDGQPLEVRQRAMVRLADWEMRAGDVCRFWALGLNTEAGERGSGGRGRPSGTDGWSSALAVTNRKGRSADEYALATYTYHLDQPSTSGEFELTGVRVPADEWVALETAVSMNSIEDGEAVPDGEVRCWLDGELAYERTDFRWTTIEEQAVEYAGPLVRYGGRETAPADLAIYYDEHELLATGLPEIPPYDQHPYFEDPANMDAYDGRVTYVNGAESATYRLSVDGTVVHTDWSNADGHQATYNGTVEITPADESESGDAIAEATAEPKTVDGYLFDGEVVAFEADPAPDELWVGGDEVDPDDYPDSPTDA, from the coding sequence ATGGAGCGGCGAACCGTCCTGAAGGCCAGCGGCGCCCTCGTCGGAGCGACCGTCCTCGCGGGGTGTCCGTCGGACGATCCCGAGGAGCCGACGGAGCCCGACGAGCCGCCGGACAACGGTGACGAGGACGACGATGAAGAGCCGCCCGCGGCTCCGCCGGCGGACGACGACCCGGTCGGGTTCGAGGACTCGCTCGCCGACCGCGCCGACGAGGACGCCGCGTTCGTCGGCGTCGACTACGACGTCCTCGAGTCGCCGACCGACGTCTACCGTGTCTGGTCGGGCGATCCAACGGCGTTCTCGCTTGTCGACAACTACACGTTCGAGGGGGAGCGCGCGTTGCGCTGTGAGATCCCCCGCGGGGAGAGCAACGGGAGCAACGCCGCCTACTGGTTTCCGGCGAACGGTGACGGGCAACCCCTCGAGGTTCGCCAGCGCGCGATGGTTCGGCTGGCCGACTGGGAGATGCGGGCGGGCGACGTCTGTCGATTCTGGGCGCTCGGCCTGAACACGGAGGCGGGGGAGCGCGGTTCGGGCGGGCGCGGCCGTCCCTCCGGGACCGACGGCTGGTCGAGCGCGCTGGCGGTCACGAACCGGAAGGGGCGGTCGGCCGACGAGTACGCGCTCGCGACCTACACCTATCACCTCGATCAACCCTCGACGAGTGGCGAGTTCGAATTGACGGGCGTGCGGGTGCCGGCCGACGAGTGGGTCGCCCTCGAGACCGCCGTCTCGATGAACTCGATCGAGGACGGCGAGGCCGTTCCCGACGGCGAGGTCCGGTGCTGGCTCGACGGCGAACTGGCCTACGAGCGGACGGACTTCAGGTGGACGACGATCGAGGAGCAGGCCGTCGAGTACGCCGGTCCGCTCGTGCGCTACGGCGGGCGCGAGACCGCACCGGCGGATCTGGCGATCTACTACGACGAGCACGAGCTGCTCGCGACGGGGCTCCCCGAGATTCCTCCCTACGACCAGCACCCCTACTTCGAGGACCCGGCGAACATGGACGCCTACGACGGACGGGTAACCTACGTCAACGGGGCCGAGTCCGCGACCTATCGCCTCTCGGTCGACGGCACGGTCGTCCACACTGACTGGAGCAACGCCGACGGCCACCAGGCGACGTACAACGGGACCGTCGAGATCACGCCGGCCGACGAGTCCGAAAGCGGAGACGCGATCGCCGAGGCGACGGCCGAACCGAAGACCGTCGACGGCTACCTCTTCGACGGCGAGGTCGTCGCGTTCGAGGCCGACCCCGCTCCCGACGAGCTGTGGGTCGGTGGGGACGAGGTCGATCCCGACGACTACCCCGACTCGCCTACCGACGCGTGA
- a CDS encoding sulfite exporter TauE/SafE family protein yields MVVATEVLVALVVLAFLGGIIVATIGPGGILIVTGLYLMTSLSSAEVAGTSSAVFTIGAVLGSLIYARSGEIDWWIAGVVSAAAAAGTWVGVQANAYLSRALYGIVLAVLLAIVGVTIVYQEYHDLEPRVELGRGGWDTAGFVAVGIVIGVAGGLLGIGGAALSAPALVLVGVPMLATIAITQVVVVATALFTTLNYVLLDAIVTSLFVPITLSYLGGVGIGWWLAHRAEPGRLKLTLGVALIGLAGSLVV; encoded by the coding sequence GTGGTCGTCGCTACCGAAGTGCTGGTCGCGCTGGTCGTCCTGGCCTTCCTCGGCGGGATCATCGTCGCCACGATCGGCCCCGGCGGGATCCTCATCGTCACCGGGCTCTACCTCATGACGTCGCTTTCGAGCGCCGAGGTCGCGGGTACCTCGAGCGCCGTCTTTACGATCGGCGCAGTGCTCGGCAGTCTCATCTACGCGCGCTCGGGCGAGATCGACTGGTGGATCGCAGGCGTCGTCAGCGCCGCCGCCGCGGCGGGCACCTGGGTCGGCGTTCAGGCGAACGCCTACCTCTCCCGGGCGCTGTACGGGATCGTACTGGCGGTGCTGCTGGCCATCGTCGGCGTCACGATCGTCTACCAGGAGTACCACGACCTCGAGCCCCGCGTCGAACTCGGCCGCGGCGGGTGGGACACCGCCGGCTTCGTCGCGGTCGGGATCGTGATCGGCGTCGCCGGCGGCCTGCTAGGGATCGGCGGCGCGGCGCTGTCGGCGCCCGCGCTGGTGTTGGTCGGCGTGCCGATGCTCGCGACGATCGCGATTACGCAGGTTGTGGTCGTCGCGACCGCGCTGTTTACGACGCTCAACTACGTGTTACTGGACGCGATCGTCACCTCGCTGTTCGTCCCGATCACGCTCTCGTATCTCGGCGGCGTCGGGATCGGCTGGTGGCTCGCCCACCGGGCCGAGCCGGGCCGGCTCAAGCTCACGCTCGGCGTCGCGCTGATCGGGCTGGCGGGCTCGCTGGTCGTCTAA
- a CDS encoding peptidoglycan bridge formation glycyltransferase FemA/FemB family protein: MALEVEHIDGIEEANRNQWNHVVEGSELGCVFHRYEWLRAIEEGLDREPRHVLVSKKGNPIALLPNFVAPLGPVAQLKSIEPGYGGPIAMTDEERAIELLLDGVAERCDGRVLFNQLRTYDEGYVRYQNVLRERGYDVTVHSCRFALDLTRGWDAVFERMDGERRRGIRRGHETEFEVREEPLTAGVLAAFYDDYVRVMDRVGMRAVPYTFLAALENLEDRVVILSLRVDGRRRGMYLFLEDDEQSAVQHLYTAVTRDHFEYHAPELLHEHAIRRAIDRGYETYELRGSTPDFRNGVFGFKEHFGARPMPLLLWERGRPAPAQSALDLARTLYWRFGSPTWN, translated from the coding sequence ATGGCTCTGGAAGTCGAACACATCGACGGCATCGAGGAGGCGAACCGCAACCAGTGGAACCACGTCGTCGAGGGCTCGGAACTCGGCTGCGTCTTTCACCGCTACGAGTGGCTCCGGGCGATTGAGGAGGGGCTGGACCGCGAGCCCAGACACGTCCTGGTTTCGAAGAAGGGGAATCCGATCGCCCTCTTGCCGAACTTCGTCGCCCCGCTTGGCCCCGTCGCCCAGCTGAAGTCGATCGAACCGGGCTACGGCGGGCCGATCGCGATGACCGACGAGGAGCGGGCGATCGAGCTCCTGCTCGACGGCGTCGCCGAGCGCTGCGACGGGCGCGTCCTGTTCAACCAGCTCCGAACCTACGACGAGGGGTACGTCCGGTACCAGAACGTCCTCCGGGAGCGAGGGTACGACGTCACCGTCCACTCCTGTCGGTTCGCGCTGGATCTCACCCGCGGCTGGGACGCGGTTTTCGAGCGGATGGACGGCGAGCGCCGCCGCGGGATCAGGCGCGGCCACGAGACCGAGTTCGAGGTCCGCGAGGAACCCCTCACGGCCGGCGTGCTGGCGGCGTTCTACGACGACTACGTACGGGTGATGGATCGGGTCGGGATGCGGGCAGTTCCCTACACCTTTTTGGCCGCGCTCGAGAACCTCGAGGACCGGGTCGTGATCCTCTCGCTGCGGGTCGACGGACGGCGACGCGGGATGTACCTGTTCCTCGAGGACGACGAGCAGTCGGCGGTCCAGCACCTCTACACCGCCGTCACCCGGGATCACTTCGAGTACCACGCCCCCGAGTTGCTCCACGAGCACGCGATCAGGCGGGCGATCGATCGGGGGTACGAGACCTACGAGCTCCGGGGGTCGACGCCCGACTTCAGGAACGGCGTCTTCGGCTTCAAGGAACACTTCGGCGCCCGGCCGATGCCGCTGTTGTTGTGGGAACGGGGCCGACCCGCGCCGGCCCAGTCGGCGCTCGACCTCGCGCGAACGCTTTACTGGCGGTTCGGGTCGCCGACGTGGAACTGA
- a CDS encoding carboxylate--amine ligase, whose product MRSDPRVLVLDGDYPASLTIAKELSEDVGATVVGAGTSRHSRLLRSRYCDVAVAIPATDDPRYFEAVRAVIETHRPDLVLPVGYGSAAALESGRDDLPAFVSTCLPEPDAFETAADKRATAELARTLGIDVPRDHSALVATLDSEGREPGALDVLEFPLFCKARREAGGGGETTARIVDPGRFWEVYDRLAAASPTGEVLVQESIDGSGATDGCGLFCLDGEVELRMAHEELRSVPRRGGSGTHLRLRRDPAVESAATELLRSLDWRGVALVEFKRREDGELVLMEINPKFWASYALASTHGYRFASRLVARTLGLEDRLPDRSPEPTGEMTFPLRELYYYARNRDEERLLDCLGAIVKPGVPWNVDRSDLGAWLTPPAAVLERLPTSAAEPDGALDREAVAFTRR is encoded by the coding sequence ATGCGCTCGGATCCACGGGTGCTGGTGCTCGACGGCGACTACCCGGCCTCGCTGACGATCGCCAAGGAGCTCTCCGAGGACGTCGGGGCGACGGTCGTCGGCGCGGGAACGAGTCGGCACAGCCGACTCCTCCGCTCGCGGTACTGCGACGTCGCGGTCGCGATCCCCGCGACCGACGATCCCCGCTATTTCGAGGCCGTCCGTGCCGTCATCGAGACGCACCGCCCCGATCTCGTGCTTCCCGTCGGCTACGGGTCGGCAGCCGCACTCGAGAGCGGCCGCGACGACCTTCCAGCGTTCGTCTCGACCTGTCTCCCGGAGCCCGACGCCTTCGAGACCGCGGCCGACAAGCGAGCGACGGCGGAGCTGGCGAGGACGCTCGGGATCGACGTTCCCCGGGACCACTCGGCGCTCGTCGCGACCCTCGATTCGGAGGGCCGCGAGCCGGGGGCGCTCGACGTCCTCGAGTTCCCGCTGTTCTGCAAGGCCCGCCGCGAGGCCGGTGGCGGGGGAGAGACGACCGCCCGGATCGTGGATCCGGGACGGTTCTGGGAGGTCTACGACCGGCTCGCGGCCGCCTCGCCGACCGGCGAGGTGCTCGTCCAGGAGTCGATCGACGGCTCGGGGGCGACCGACGGCTGCGGGTTGTTCTGTCTAGACGGCGAGGTCGAGCTCCGGATGGCCCACGAGGAGCTGCGATCGGTCCCCCGCCGGGGCGGCAGCGGCACGCATCTCCGGCTGCGCCGGGACCCCGCGGTCGAGTCGGCGGCGACCGAGCTGCTCCGGAGCCTCGACTGGCGCGGGGTCGCCCTCGTCGAGTTCAAGCGCCGCGAGGACGGCGAGCTTGTCCTGATGGAGATCAACCCGAAGTTCTGGGCGTCCTACGCGCTGGCCAGCACCCACGGCTACCGGTTCGCCTCGCGGCTGGTCGCGAGGACGCTCGGACTCGAGGATCGCCTCCCCGACCGATCGCCCGAGCCGACGGGGGAGATGACGTTCCCGCTGCGGGAGCTGTACTACTACGCGCGAAACCGCGACGAGGAGCGACTGCTTGACTGTCTGGGCGCGATCGTGAAACCGGGCGTCCCCTGGAACGTCGACCGCTCGGATCTCGGGGCCTGGCTGACGCCGCCGGCCGCCGTCCTCGAGCGGCTGCCGACGAGCGCCGCGGAGCCGGACGGAGCCCTCGACCGCGAGGCGGTCGCGTTCACGCGTCGGTAG